One genomic window of Moorella glycerini includes the following:
- the alr gene encoding alanine racemase — MDLAKLTRLAGPRWIEIEATALEHNLRAVKGLLQPPTRLLAVIKADAYGAGAVEVARILLATGADYLGVTTLAEGQELRRAGITAPILLMSPLLPEELPQALTDDLTLTISSRSGAEAAAAAAATVGRQARLHLKVETGLQRTGLEPGEVVPLAREMRCWPVVQLEGIYSHLAEAAHPGAARRQMECFQRVLMELEGQQISLPLKHICNSTGLLLHPEMHLDMVRAGTLLYGHFPYQAPRRGLDLKNPWQFKARILFIHDVAAGTPVGYGGDYVVKKATRLAVIPVGYADGFALTPVSRPKDLNDLARHLVKTVLAYLGRGGGEGTAVTIAGQRAPVVGRVGMQLSIVDVGHLPEVKVGQEVQLDLRRPTASARLPRVYCREGQPYLVRTTSGEMVPVLSSAGQNLAPGAGI, encoded by the coding sequence GTGGACTTAGCAAAGCTAACCCGGTTGGCCGGTCCTCGCTGGATTGAGATCGAAGCTACGGCCCTGGAACATAACCTGCGGGCCGTCAAAGGCTTGCTCCAACCCCCGACCCGCCTCCTGGCCGTCATCAAGGCCGATGCCTATGGCGCCGGCGCCGTCGAGGTAGCCCGGATTTTACTGGCCACAGGCGCAGACTACCTGGGGGTTACTACCCTGGCCGAAGGGCAAGAATTGCGCCGGGCCGGCATTACGGCCCCCATCCTGTTAATGAGTCCCTTGCTGCCGGAAGAACTGCCGCAAGCCTTGACTGATGACCTCACCCTGACCATCAGCAGCCGTTCTGGCGCTGAGGCGGCGGCAGCCGCGGCAGCCACGGTGGGCCGCCAGGCCCGGCTGCACCTGAAGGTAGAAACCGGCCTGCAGCGCACCGGCCTGGAACCGGGAGAAGTGGTGCCCCTGGCAAGAGAAATGCGGTGCTGGCCAGTTGTGCAACTGGAGGGCATTTACAGCCACCTGGCCGAAGCGGCCCACCCGGGGGCAGCCCGGAGGCAGATGGAATGTTTTCAAAGGGTTCTTATGGAACTGGAAGGGCAGCAGATATCCCTACCCTTAAAACATATCTGCAACAGCACCGGCCTGTTGCTCCACCCGGAAATGCACCTTGATATGGTGAGGGCCGGTACCCTTTTGTACGGCCATTTCCCCTACCAGGCTCCTCGCCGGGGCCTGGATTTAAAGAACCCCTGGCAGTTTAAAGCCCGTATTCTATTTATCCATGATGTGGCGGCCGGTACCCCCGTTGGCTATGGTGGCGATTATGTAGTCAAAAAGGCCACTCGCCTGGCCGTTATCCCGGTGGGTTATGCCGATGGCTTTGCCCTGACGCCCGTCAGCCGTCCCAAAGATCTAAACGACCTGGCCCGCCACCTGGTGAAGACCGTCCTGGCCTACCTGGGCCGCGGGGGCGGGGAAGGAACGGCAGTCACCATCGCCGGCCAGAGGGCGCCGGTGGTAGGCCGGGTGGGCATGCAGCTCTCCATAGTCGACGTGGGTCACCTGCCGGAGGTCAAAGTAGGCCAGGAAGTGCAGCTTGACCTGCGGCGGCCGACAGCCAGCGCCCGCCTGCCCCGGGTCTATTGCCGGGAAGGACAACCCTATTTGGTGCGCACAACTTCCGGGGAGATGGTGCCGGTACTTTCCTCTGCCGGCCAAAATTTAGCTCCTGGAGCAGGAATTTAG
- a CDS encoding lipid II:glycine glycyltransferase FemX: protein MNRQARLIGPEEEKRFDAFIASHPKGHFLQSYGWGEVKATTGWQPLRLVLEKGGSIVACASLLKRQLPYVGKSILYAPRGPVVDFHDANLFSELLAAVDGVARQEGAILLKIDPDIPESDTAVKQMLKEKGFRLANKGAGFEGVQPRHVFRLDLTPSPEELLANMHSKTRYNIRLAQKKGVIIKDDCTLDDLPVFYEILKETTLRDRFLVRSYSYFETMWREMVKRGYARLFLAYYQGEAIAGALAFIMGDKAWYLYGASSNRHRNAMPNYLLQWAMILWAREQGCTMYDFRGVPGDLDEKNPLYGLYRFKKGFNGTFTEFIGEYDRVYSPFYYWLWQSILPLYSQGFRRLLFWKKKATAEE from the coding sequence ATGAACCGCCAGGCAAGGCTCATCGGCCCGGAGGAGGAAAAGCGCTTTGACGCTTTCATTGCCAGCCATCCCAAGGGTCATTTTCTCCAGTCTTATGGCTGGGGTGAGGTGAAGGCCACTACCGGATGGCAACCCTTACGGCTTGTCCTGGAGAAGGGGGGCAGCATCGTGGCTTGCGCCAGCCTTCTGAAAAGGCAGCTCCCTTATGTTGGCAAATCTATCCTCTATGCCCCCCGGGGTCCGGTGGTGGACTTCCATGACGCTAACCTCTTCAGCGAACTCCTGGCCGCCGTCGACGGCGTGGCGCGGCAGGAAGGGGCTATTTTACTGAAAATCGACCCCGATATCCCGGAAAGCGATACGGCCGTAAAGCAGATGCTTAAGGAAAAGGGTTTCCGCCTGGCGAACAAAGGGGCTGGTTTTGAAGGCGTCCAGCCACGCCATGTCTTCCGCCTCGATTTAACCCCTTCCCCGGAAGAACTCCTGGCCAACATGCACAGCAAAACCCGTTATAATATCCGCCTGGCGCAAAAAAAGGGTGTGATCATCAAAGATGATTGTACCCTGGATGACCTGCCAGTTTTTTATGAGATTTTAAAAGAAACCACCCTCAGGGACCGTTTCCTGGTGCGCTCCTACAGCTATTTTGAAACCATGTGGCGGGAGATGGTGAAGCGCGGCTACGCCAGGCTTTTCCTGGCCTACTACCAGGGGGAGGCCATTGCCGGCGCCCTGGCCTTTATCATGGGTGACAAGGCCTGGTACCTCTACGGCGCCTCCAGCAACCGCCACCGCAACGCTATGCCCAACTACCTCCTGCAGTGGGCCATGATCCTGTGGGCCAGGGAACAGGGCTGTACCATGTACGACTTCCGCGGCGTGCCGGGTGACCTGGACGAAAAGAACCCCCTCTACGGCCTCTATCGTTTTAAGAAGGGCTTCAACGGCACCTTTACCGAGTTTATCGGCGAGTACGACCGTGTCTACTCCCCCTTTTACTACTGGCTCTGGCAGTCGATCTTGCCCCTCTATTCCCAAGGTTTCCGCCGCCTGCTTTTTTGGAAGAAAAAGGCTACCGCGGAAGAATGA
- a CDS encoding CTP synthase, with product MPAKFIFVTGGVTSSLGKGITAASLGRLLKSRGLKVAIQKFDPYINIDPGTMSPYQHGEVFVTDDGAETDLDLGHYERFIDINLTRASNVTAGKIYWSVITKERRGDYLGGTVQVIPHITNEIKEQLYRVAEESDPDVVITEIGGTVGDIESLPFLEAIRQMKSDIGRDRVLYIHVTLVPYLRAAREAKTKPTQHSVKELRSIGIQPDIIVCRTERPFSREMEEKIALFCDIDPDAVIQAWDADSIYEVPLLMEKEGLDSIVVERLKLNCGPAQMDDWRAMVERMKSIARHLEIALVGKYVTLPDAYLSVVEALRHAGFYHGVQVDIRWIYSAELERGGLDQLQGVAGILVPGGFGDRGIEGKILAARYAREKRVPYLGICLGMQLAVVELARHVCGLKEAHSAEINPETPHPVIDLLPEQKNIAEKGGTMRLGLYPCRLQPGTKAYQAYGEEVIYERHRHRYEFNNSYRAELTARGMVISGTSPDNRLVEIIELADHPWFVASQFHPEFKSRPNRPHPLFRDFVGAALAYQGGQGV from the coding sequence ATGCCTGCGAAATTTATTTTTGTTACCGGCGGTGTCACATCTTCTTTAGGGAAGGGGATAACCGCCGCTTCTTTAGGCAGACTTTTAAAGAGCCGGGGCCTGAAAGTCGCCATCCAGAAATTTGACCCCTATATCAACATTGACCCCGGCACCATGAGCCCCTACCAGCACGGTGAGGTTTTTGTCACCGACGATGGTGCGGAAACCGACCTGGACCTGGGACACTACGAGCGCTTTATTGATATTAACTTGACCCGGGCCAGCAACGTCACCGCCGGCAAGATTTACTGGTCGGTCATCACCAAAGAACGCCGGGGCGACTACCTGGGGGGTACGGTCCAGGTCATACCCCATATTACCAATGAGATCAAAGAGCAGCTCTACCGGGTGGCCGAAGAAAGCGACCCGGATGTGGTAATCACCGAGATTGGCGGTACGGTGGGCGACATTGAGTCCCTACCCTTTCTGGAAGCCATCCGCCAGATGAAAAGCGACATCGGCCGCGACCGCGTCCTCTATATCCATGTCACCCTTGTCCCCTACCTGCGGGCTGCCAGGGAAGCCAAAACCAAACCCACCCAGCACAGCGTCAAAGAATTGCGCAGCATCGGTATCCAGCCCGATATCATCGTCTGCCGGACGGAACGTCCCTTTTCCCGGGAAATGGAGGAAAAAATAGCCCTCTTCTGCGACATCGACCCCGATGCCGTCATCCAGGCCTGGGATGCTGATTCCATCTATGAAGTCCCGCTGCTAATGGAAAAGGAAGGCCTGGATAGCATTGTGGTAGAACGCCTGAAGTTAAATTGTGGCCCCGCTCAGATGGATGACTGGCGGGCCATGGTAGAGCGCATGAAGAGCATCGCCCGCCACCTGGAGATTGCCCTGGTGGGTAAATATGTAACCCTGCCCGACGCCTACTTAAGCGTTGTTGAGGCTTTGCGCCATGCCGGTTTCTACCACGGCGTCCAGGTGGATATCCGCTGGATCTACTCGGCCGAGCTGGAGCGGGGCGGGCTGGACCAGCTCCAGGGTGTGGCCGGTATTCTGGTGCCGGGGGGATTTGGTGACCGGGGCATCGAAGGGAAAATTTTAGCAGCCCGGTATGCCCGGGAAAAGAGGGTACCTTACCTGGGTATCTGCCTGGGCATGCAGCTGGCGGTGGTAGAGCTGGCCCGCCATGTCTGCGGCCTGAAAGAAGCTCACAGCGCGGAAATTAACCCGGAAACGCCCCACCCGGTCATTGATTTATTACCGGAACAAAAGAATATAGCCGAAAAAGGCGGTACCATGCGCCTGGGGCTGTACCCCTGCCGGCTGCAGCCGGGGACGAAGGCCTACCAGGCCTACGGCGAAGAAGTAATCTACGAGCGCCATCGCCATAGGTACGAATTCAATAACAGCTACCGGGCGGAACTGACGGCCAGGGGTATGGTCATTAGCGGGACTTCTCCCGATAACCGCCTGGTGGAGATCATCGAGCTGGCCGACCATCCCTGGTTTGTCGCCAGCCAGTTCCACCCGGAATTTAAATCGCGACCCAACCGGCCCCATCCCCTGTTCCGGGACTTTGTGGGGGCGGCCCTGGCTTATCAAGGGGGGCAAGGGGTATGA
- a CDS encoding ISLre2 family transposase: MVNGNTSTATIFSLLDGIENFNTLEEVILQIARRLLVAVLEALDDALMPAKPKRYRIAGFRYRTITCLYGDITFKRRLYVKATRKKKRGEGRFLLDEALNLRQGKRLTGRLLKLAVSLATRLPFRQAAEIMAEAGMGQLSHMTIHSEVKRNGLEQKGLQEALRNKLFVSGEEPQGKKKKVPALFIEADGIMIPLQRSKQERIEVKVGIVYEGWIEKGNARHLKNPRVVMGIYEDGEQFWEALTTEIARYYEIDEKTIYVVNGDGASWIQKTAKEQLPGAIVQLDRYHLHRDIRQAYGNETARGLMEILAKGQEQVFLDTMEALIEEAPNRKNKQQRQKVYDYCQRYRDNLLDYRLRLPRQLEGLKLYGMGVAETTVDKKIAIRMKKRGMSWSEAGATAMVALLMLKANGELAAWLEKKMPQVEKNPVKVIKEKKIVKEDVEAWLRKRVPALVGPEAGTDWVKYTLRQLTRISGAIF, translated from the coding sequence ATGGTAAACGGTAATACCAGTACCGCTACCATCTTTAGTTTATTAGATGGTATCGAGAATTTCAACACTCTAGAAGAAGTTATCCTGCAAATAGCCAGGCGATTATTGGTAGCCGTACTGGAAGCCCTGGATGATGCCCTTATGCCAGCAAAACCCAAGAGATATAGGATAGCTGGCTTCCGCTACCGCACAATCACCTGCCTGTACGGGGATATAACCTTTAAGCGCCGACTATATGTCAAAGCGACGCGCAAAAAGAAAAGAGGCGAGGGAAGGTTTCTGTTAGACGAAGCCCTGAACTTACGCCAAGGAAAGCGCCTGACAGGAAGACTGCTCAAATTAGCCGTATCGCTGGCAACCCGGTTACCCTTCAGGCAGGCAGCGGAAATAATGGCCGAAGCAGGGATGGGCCAATTAAGCCATATGACCATCCATAGCGAAGTAAAACGAAATGGACTGGAACAAAAAGGACTGCAAGAAGCCCTGCGCAACAAGCTATTCGTGAGCGGGGAAGAGCCCCAAGGCAAAAAGAAAAAAGTACCGGCACTATTTATCGAAGCCGATGGCATAATGATTCCCCTGCAAAGGAGCAAGCAAGAGCGGATAGAAGTAAAAGTAGGAATAGTATACGAAGGGTGGATAGAAAAAGGGAATGCCCGGCATCTCAAGAACCCGCGGGTAGTAATGGGCATCTATGAAGATGGAGAACAATTTTGGGAAGCCCTCACCACGGAAATAGCCAGGTACTACGAGATAGACGAAAAAACAATATATGTGGTCAATGGCGACGGAGCCAGCTGGATCCAGAAGACAGCCAAAGAACAGTTACCAGGAGCCATTGTACAATTGGACCGCTACCACCTCCACCGGGATATAAGGCAGGCTTATGGGAACGAAACAGCGCGAGGATTAATGGAGATTTTAGCCAAAGGTCAAGAGCAGGTCTTTTTGGACACCATGGAAGCACTCATAGAAGAAGCACCGAACCGCAAAAACAAGCAACAACGCCAAAAAGTATATGACTACTGTCAAAGATATCGCGATAACCTGTTAGATTACCGCTTGCGGTTACCACGACAACTGGAAGGGCTAAAGTTATACGGGATGGGCGTAGCCGAAACAACAGTAGACAAAAAAATAGCCATTCGCATGAAAAAGAGGGGAATGAGCTGGAGCGAAGCAGGAGCAACGGCCATGGTAGCATTACTTATGCTCAAAGCCAATGGAGAATTAGCCGCATGGCTAGAAAAGAAGATGCCACAAGTAGAAAAGAATCCCGTTAAAGTAATAAAAGAAAAGAAGATAGTTAAAGAAGACGTAGAAGCATGGTTAAGGAAGAGAGTACCAGCCCTTGTTGGCCCTGAGGCGGGAACAGATTGGGTTAAATATACCTTGAGGCAACTAACAAGAATTAGTGGAGCTATATTCTAA
- the fsa gene encoding fructose-6-phosphate aldolase, which produces MRIFIDSANIEEIKAANDLGIISGVTTNPSLIAREGRNFRQVVEEIAAIVDGPISAEVISTEAGAMIAEAQELAAIHPNIVIKIPMLAEGLKAVKELAAQGIKTNVTLVFSANQALLAALAGATYVSPFVGRLDDINHDGMQVIADIVPIYAQYGLETQVIAASIRHPLHVLQAARLGADIATVPYKVIMQMVKHPLTDAGLARFLADWEKVKDK; this is translated from the coding sequence GTGCGTATTTTCATCGACTCAGCCAATATTGAAGAGATTAAAGCAGCCAATGATCTGGGTATAATTTCAGGTGTAACCACCAATCCTTCCCTGATTGCCAGGGAAGGACGAAATTTCCGCCAGGTTGTGGAAGAGATTGCTGCCATTGTGGACGGCCCCATCAGCGCGGAAGTAATCAGCACGGAAGCCGGGGCCATGATCGCCGAAGCCCAGGAGCTGGCAGCCATCCACCCCAACATCGTCATCAAGATCCCCATGCTTGCCGAGGGCCTTAAGGCCGTCAAAGAACTGGCCGCTCAAGGGATTAAAACCAACGTGACCCTGGTCTTTTCCGCCAACCAGGCACTCCTCGCCGCCCTGGCCGGGGCAACCTATGTGAGTCCCTTTGTCGGGCGCCTGGATGATATCAACCATGACGGTATGCAGGTCATTGCCGATATTGTCCCCATTTATGCCCAGTACGGCCTGGAAACCCAGGTTATTGCCGCCAGTATCCGCCATCCTCTCCATGTGCTCCAGGCCGCCCGCCTGGGTGCCGATATCGCCACCGTTCCCTACAAAGTTATCATGCAAATGGTCAAGCACCCCCTGACTGATGCCGGCCTGGCCAGGTTCCTGGCCGACTGGGAGAAGGTAAAGGATAAATAA
- a CDS encoding DUF1385 domain-containing protein — protein sequence MQYGGQAVIEGVMMRGPHKTAVALRKANGEILVEASPNSSITARYPVLKLPLLRGVVALFESLILGIRYLTFSANQAMEGEEEELSTRDLVLTVAIALAAAVGFFVLLPAGAALLLHNHLSIFWQNVVEGLLRMLLFLGYVAAIGRVKDVQRVFQYHGAEHKVINALEAGEDLRVETVRPYPTLHPRCGTSFLLLVLVLTIVFFSIVGRGGIAWRLVSRLVLLPVVAGLAYELLKFTGRHLNVPWVRAIAAPGLWLQKLTTREPDDGMLEVALAALAAAREEEAR from the coding sequence GTGCAATACGGCGGCCAGGCCGTCATTGAGGGCGTGATGATGCGGGGGCCACACAAAACGGCAGTAGCCCTCCGTAAAGCTAACGGCGAGATCCTGGTCGAGGCCAGCCCCAACAGCTCCATTACCGCCCGTTACCCCGTTTTAAAACTGCCCCTGCTCCGCGGGGTTGTGGCCTTATTTGAGTCTTTAATCCTGGGTATCCGGTATCTAACCTTCTCGGCCAACCAGGCAATGGAGGGAGAAGAGGAGGAGTTAAGCACCAGGGACCTGGTCCTGACGGTAGCCATTGCCCTGGCGGCAGCCGTGGGTTTCTTTGTCCTCCTCCCGGCCGGGGCGGCGCTGCTTCTCCATAACCATTTATCTATCTTCTGGCAGAATGTAGTCGAGGGGCTGCTCAGGATGCTCCTCTTTTTAGGCTACGTGGCGGCCATTGGCCGGGTGAAAGACGTCCAGCGCGTCTTCCAGTACCACGGGGCCGAGCATAAAGTAATTAATGCCCTGGAGGCAGGGGAAGATTTAAGGGTGGAAACGGTGCGGCCCTATCCGACCCTGCACCCCCGGTGCGGTACCAGCTTCCTCCTGCTGGTACTGGTATTAACCATCGTCTTTTTTTCCATCGTTGGCCGGGGTGGGATTGCCTGGCGCCTGGTCTCCCGCCTGGTATTGCTACCGGTAGTAGCCGGCCTGGCTTATGAACTGCTCAAATTCACCGGCCGCCATTTAAACGTACCCTGGGTGCGGGCCATAGCTGCCCCGGGCCTGTGGCTGCAGAAGCTTACTACGCGGGAACCCGACGACGGCATGCTGGAA
- a CDS encoding DUF1540 domain-containing protein: MAGIKCGVEECHFWDNMACTADAIEVRSSGDRKVTTSDGTACHTFRPKKK, from the coding sequence ATGGCGGGCATAAAATGCGGTGTGGAAGAGTGTCATTTCTGGGACAACATGGCCTGTACTGCCGATGCCATTGAAGTCAGGTCCAGCGGCGATCGCAAAGTAACCACTTCTGATGGGACGGCCTGCCATACCTTCCGTCCCAAAAAGAAATAA
- the rho gene encoding transcription termination factor Rho, whose translation MHTAELESKTMVELYRIARELNLSGYYRLRKKELVFEIAKALAQKEQQEQEKEEQLQAQGILEILPDGYGFLRPFGYIPSGDDIYISPSQIRRFDLRTGDKVAGLVRPPKDNERFFALLRVEKVNGEKPETSPERLHFDALTPIYPYERYTLETDNGDPSTRIIDLIAPLGKGQRALIVSPPKAGKTVLLKKIANAITTNYPDVELIILLIDERPEEVTDIERSVRGEVVSSTFDELPDNHVKVADMVLERAKRLVEHKKDVVVLLDSITRLARAHNLVVPPSGRTLSGGVDPTALYKPKRFFGAARKVEEGGSLTIVATALIETGSRMDEVIFEEFKGTGNMELILDRKLAERRIFPAIDVKRSGTRREELLLSPEELELVWHFRRATSGMGPVEVAEVLIESMQKTKSNKDLLRALPALFPREH comes from the coding sequence TTGCATACTGCCGAGTTAGAAAGCAAGACCATGGTCGAGCTCTACCGCATCGCCCGGGAGCTCAATTTAAGCGGCTACTACCGCCTGCGCAAGAAAGAGCTGGTCTTTGAAATTGCCAAGGCCCTGGCCCAAAAGGAACAGCAGGAACAGGAAAAGGAGGAGCAGCTGCAGGCCCAGGGCATCCTGGAGATACTGCCGGATGGTTACGGCTTTTTGCGTCCCTTCGGTTACATACCCAGCGGCGACGATATTTACATCTCTCCTTCTCAGATCCGCCGCTTTGACCTGCGCACGGGAGACAAGGTAGCCGGCCTGGTCCGCCCTCCGAAGGATAACGAGCGCTTTTTCGCCCTGCTGCGGGTGGAGAAGGTCAACGGGGAAAAACCGGAGACATCGCCGGAACGCCTGCACTTTGATGCCCTGACGCCCATTTACCCTTACGAACGTTATACCCTGGAGACGGATAACGGTGACCCCTCCACCCGGATTATCGACCTGATTGCTCCCCTGGGTAAGGGCCAGCGGGCCCTGATCGTTTCCCCTCCCAAGGCCGGTAAGACCGTGCTGCTGAAAAAAATCGCCAACGCCATCACTACCAACTATCCCGACGTTGAACTGATAATCTTATTAATTGACGAACGGCCCGAAGAAGTCACCGACATTGAACGTTCGGTGCGGGGTGAGGTGGTCAGCTCCACCTTTGACGAGCTGCCGGACAACCACGTCAAGGTGGCCGATATGGTCCTGGAACGGGCCAAACGCCTGGTGGAGCATAAAAAAGACGTGGTGGTCCTCCTGGACAGCATCACCCGCCTGGCCCGGGCCCACAACCTGGTCGTGCCTCCCAGCGGCCGCACCCTTTCCGGCGGCGTTGATCCCACCGCCCTCTATAAACCCAAACGCTTCTTCGGCGCTGCCCGTAAGGTGGAAGAGGGGGGGAGTCTGACCATTGTGGCGACGGCCCTGATTGAAACCGGCAGCCGCATGGATGAAGTTATCTTTGAAGAATTTAAAGGAACGGGCAATATGGAACTCATCCTGGACCGGAAACTGGCCGAACGCCGCATCTTCCCGGCCATTGACGTCAAGCGCTCCGGCACGAGGCGAGAAGAATTGTTGTTAAGCCCTGAGGAACTGGAACTGGTCTGGCATTTCCGGCGGGCCACCAGCGGCATGGGTCCGGTAGAAGTAGCCGAGGTTTTAATCGAATCCATGCAAAAGACCAAAAGCAACAAGGATCTCCTGCGCGCCCTCCCGGCCTTGTTCCCCCGGGAGCATTAG
- a CDS encoding response regulator — translation MVIDDQPGVRRLICEALKQAGYNLCVATEGREALEKIASEAPDLVILDIKMPGMSGVEFLKELRRRSFVTPVIIITAYNELDLVEQAGKYDARYFLQKPFDIQQLYRLVRGVLQPGYCQVQAVGQV, via the coding sequence ATGGTAATTGACGACCAGCCGGGTGTACGCCGTTTAATTTGCGAAGCCTTGAAACAGGCCGGTTATAACTTATGTGTGGCCACTGAAGGCAGGGAGGCCCTCGAAAAAATTGCCAGCGAAGCGCCGGACCTGGTAATCCTGGATATAAAAATGCCAGGCATGAGCGGAGTGGAATTTTTAAAGGAGTTGCGCAGACGTTCTTTTGTCACACCGGTAATAATCATAACGGCGTATAACGAACTGGATCTGGTAGAACAGGCCGGTAAATACGACGCCCGGTATTTCCTGCAAAAACCCTTTGATATCCAGCAGCTATACAGGCTGGTGCGCGGGGTGTTGCAACCGGGATACTGCCAGGTCCAGGCAGTGGGACAGGTGTAA
- a CDS encoding class II fructose-1,6-bisphosphate aldolase — MPLVTLAEVLKEADAKGYAVGAFNCNNMEIVQAIINAAEVEGAPVIIQASQGAIKYAGLEYITALVRTAAAGTSVPVVLHLDHGTDFNQVLRCLRAGFTSVMIDGSKYPLEENIALTRRVVEIAHAMGASVEGELGRIGGTEDHISVSAREATMTDPEEARRFAAETGVDALAVAIGTAHGRYKGTPKLDFDRLAAIDRLVPTPIVLHGSSGVPDADIRRAVELGVRKINIDTDIRIAFVEATRQALAANPDEIDPRKVLGPAREAATGIIRHKMQVFGCAGRLHISPPG; from the coding sequence ATGCCTTTAGTTACCCTGGCCGAGGTCCTCAAAGAAGCCGACGCCAAGGGCTATGCCGTCGGGGCCTTTAACTGCAATAATATGGAAATTGTCCAGGCCATCATCAATGCCGCCGAGGTAGAAGGGGCGCCGGTCATCATCCAGGCCAGCCAGGGGGCAATTAAATATGCCGGCCTGGAGTACATAACGGCCCTGGTGCGGACGGCAGCCGCAGGGACCTCTGTCCCGGTAGTCCTGCACCTTGACCATGGCACCGACTTCAACCAGGTCCTGCGCTGCCTGCGGGCCGGTTTTACCTCGGTCATGATCGACGGTTCCAAATACCCTCTGGAAGAAAACATTGCCCTGACCAGGCGCGTTGTGGAGATTGCCCATGCCATGGGTGCTTCTGTGGAGGGGGAACTGGGTAGAATCGGCGGCACCGAGGACCACATCAGCGTGTCCGCACGCGAGGCGACCATGACCGATCCCGAAGAGGCCAGGCGCTTTGCCGCCGAGACGGGCGTCGATGCCCTGGCCGTAGCCATCGGTACGGCCCACGGCCGTTACAAGGGCACGCCCAAACTGGATTTTGACCGCCTGGCAGCCATTGACCGCCTGGTGCCCACCCCCATAGTCCTGCACGGTTCTTCCGGCGTCCCCGATGCCGATATCCGCCGCGCCGTGGAGCTGGGCGTCCGCAAGATTAACATCGATACCGATATCCGTATCGCCTTTGTCGAAGCTACCCGCCAGGCCCTGGCAGCCAACCCTGACGAAATCGACCCCCGTAAAGTGCTGGGGCCGGCCCGGGAAGCTGCCACCGGCATTATCCGCCATAAAATGCAGGTCTTTGGCTGTGCCGGTCGCTTGCATATTTCTCCCCCGGGGTGA
- the rpmE gene encoding 50S ribosomal protein L31 produces the protein MKPDIHPNYDKARIICACGNVIETRSTKKEIRVEICSQCHPFYTGNRQRVVERGGRIERFRQKYGR, from the coding sequence GTGAAACCAGATATTCATCCCAATTACGACAAAGCCCGGATTATCTGTGCCTGCGGTAATGTCATTGAGACCCGCTCCACCAAAAAAGAGATCCGGGTAGAGATATGCTCTCAGTGCCATCCCTTTTACACCGGTAACCGGCAAAGGGTAGTCGAGCGTGGCGGGCGGATTGAGCGTTTCCGGCAAAAATATGGTCGCTAG
- a CDS encoding peptidoglycan DD-metalloendopeptidase family protein, with the protein MLDKKMAVSLALGLALLVNSLFALPAQAAVIEDLQQVATVLAPATYQELAARVNNYTRIYRVEEGDTLERIARRYQTDPELVAVMNYLEPDAVLTPGQFLVLPHEEERSYTVAAGDTLWDIARRFGTSVESLAAANGIVDARALRIGMVLTIPGSPRGVPVTRVETVPASRSLRPASFLWPLIGVITSGFGWRDNEFHHGLDIAGKVGDYIRAAWSGVVTFSGWGNGIYGNMVKLDHGNGLETVYAHNSRNLVKVGEYVRAGEPIAEVGVTGNATGPHVHFEIREKGRAINPERFFNR; encoded by the coding sequence ATGCTGGACAAAAAGATGGCGGTAAGCCTGGCCCTGGGGTTGGCCCTGCTTGTTAACAGTCTTTTTGCCCTCCCGGCGCAAGCAGCCGTCATCGAGGATTTGCAGCAGGTGGCGACCGTCCTCGCGCCGGCAACCTACCAGGAACTGGCTGCCCGGGTCAATAACTATACCCGCATCTACCGGGTAGAAGAAGGCGACACCCTGGAGCGCATTGCCCGCCGCTACCAGACGGACCCCGAACTGGTGGCGGTGATGAATTACCTGGAACCTGATGCCGTCCTGACACCGGGCCAGTTCCTGGTGCTGCCCCACGAAGAAGAGCGGAGCTATACGGTAGCTGCCGGGGACACCCTCTGGGATATTGCCCGGCGTTTTGGCACCAGCGTGGAAAGCCTGGCCGCCGCCAACGGTATTGTCGATGCCAGGGCGCTGCGGATTGGTATGGTCCTGACTATCCCCGGTTCGCCACGTGGGGTACCGGTCACCAGGGTAGAGACTGTACCTGCTTCCCGTAGCTTAAGGCCAGCCTCCTTTCTCTGGCCCCTCATCGGCGTCATTACCTCCGGCTTTGGCTGGCGGGATAATGAGTTCCACCACGGCCTGGATATCGCCGGCAAGGTGGGGGATTACATCCGGGCCGCCTGGTCCGGGGTGGTAACTTTTTCCGGCTGGGGTAACGGTATCTATGGTAACATGGTTAAGCTCGACCATGGCAATGGGCTGGAGACTGTTTATGCCCATAACTCCCGCAACCTGGTCAAGGTTGGTGAGTACGTCCGGGCCGGCGAACCCATTGCCGAAGTGGGCGTTACGGGCAATGCCACCGGTCCCCATGTTCATTTTGAAATCCGGGAAAAGGGCAGGGCCATCAATCCCGAACGTTTCTTCAACAGGTAA